The Prinia subflava isolate CZ2003 ecotype Zambia chromosome 5, Cam_Psub_1.2, whole genome shotgun sequence genome window below encodes:
- the PPP4R4 gene encoding serine/threonine-protein phosphatase 4 regulatory subunit 4 isoform X2, which translates to MRPVTFSKMEFSHSSLFGYIEDLQELTIIERPVRRSLKTPEEIERLTVDEELSDIERAVYLLSSGQDIQGTSVVANLPVLMRQNPAETLRRVLPKIREVLHVAGVEMQLTAAVSFLTVLQEESVSIHTYSHSFLHIILQNLEHRDAGVSSAWLETLLAVIEALPKETVRHEILNPLVSKAQLSQTLQSRLVSCKIMGKVANKFEAHVMKREVLPLVKSLCQDVEYEVRTCMCRQLEHVARGIGTELTKTVVLPELVELARDEGSSVRLAAFETLVNLLDMFDADDRSQTVLPLVKSFCEKSFKADESILVSLSFHLGKLCNGLYGIFTPEQHLRFLEFYKKLSTLGLQQENGHNDNQLHLQTLEQEKKYISVRKNCAYNFPAMIVFVDPKNFHLELYSIFFCLCHDPEVPVRYTMAISFFEVAKLLNSDVYTIHKELVTLLQDESLEVLDALVGHLPEILELMTNGGENNGSESKLLSIPDLIPALTTAEQRAATSLKWRTHEKLLQKYACLPHIISSDQIYYRFLHRMLTIILTNNVLPVQKAAARTLCVYLRYNRKQEQRHEVIQKLIEQLGQGKSYWNRLRFLDTCEFIMELFSKSFFCKYFFLPVLELTHDPVANVRMKLCCLLPKVKSTLKIPTDKHLLQQLELCIRKLLCQEKDKDVLTIVKRTVLELDRMEISVDAEQLEKEKQKNEGRSTNINDKMFEKKRRDSKTSSVLAKSINLSISGSSSGTSAGKEEKKSKLVRSQSFSTQVLHPKYSNIDKCPNKSSATGYTSSVPGIGKSCMLSFSDDSFRTHSAGNSGNAAFPSSCSRNLFNSADQKNNGNKESQARRMSIKNRKSNS; encoded by the exons TTCTGGTCAGGATATCCAAGGAACAAGTGTGGTGGCAAATCTCCCAGTCCTTATGCGACAGAATCCTGCAGAAACACTTCGTCGGGTTTTACCAAAAATCAGA GAGGTTCTGCATGTTGCAGGAGTGGAAATGCAGTTAAcagctgctgtttcttttctgactGTTCTGCAAGAGGAGTCGGTGTCCATTCATACGTACTCCCACTCCTTCCTACACATCATTCTCCAGAACCTGGAACACAGAGATGCAG GTGTCAGCAGTGCATGGTTAGAAACTCTTCTTGCTGTAATAGAAGCGTTACCAAAGGAAACTGTCAGACATGAG ATCCTGAATCCACTTGTTTCCAAAGCACaactttctcaaacacttcagTCCCGCTTAGTTAGTTGTAAAATCATGGGAAAAGTAGCTAACAAATTTGAAGCTCATGT TATGAAAAGAGAGGTTCTTCCATTGGTAAAATCACTGTGCCAGGATGTGGAATATGAAGTTAGAACTTGCATGTGTCGGCAACTGGAACATGTAGCTCGAGGAATAGG GACAGAACTAACCAAAACCGTGGTGCTTCCTGAGCTAGTGGAACTGGCAAGGGATGAGGGCAGCAGTGTACGCCTGGCAGCTTTTGAGACCTTAGTGAATCTGCTCGATATGTTTGATGCAG aTGATCGGAGTCAGACTGTTCTCCCATTAGTGAAATCGTTCTGTGAAAAATCCTTCAAAGCAGATGAATCTATCCTAGTTTCTTTATCTTTCCATTTAGGGAAACTGTGTAATGGATTATATG gCATTTTTACTCCTGAACAGCACTTGCGGTTTTTGGAATTTTATAAGAAGCTTTCCACACTGGGTTTACAGCAGGAAAATGGGCACAATGATAATCAACTACATCTGCAAACTCTGGAACAGGAAAAGAAGTATATTTCAGTGAGGAAGAACTGTGCTTACAATTTTCCA GCCATGATTGTTTTTGTGGATCCAAAGAATTTCCATTTAGAACTTTATTCTATATTCTTCTGCCTTTGTCATGACCCCGAAGTTCCTGTCAGATATACCATGGCCATAAGCTTCTTTGAA GTTGCTAAGCTTTTAAATTCTGATGTGTACACAATACATAAAGAACTGGTTACGCTATTACAGGATGAGTCACTGGAG gTGTTAGATGCCCTAGTAGGTCACCTTCCTGAAATCCTTGAACTAATGACTAATGGAGGAGAAAACAATGGATCAGAAAGCAAG TTACTCTCTATTCCTGACTTGATTCCTGCATTAACAACAGCAGAACAGAGAGCAGCAACTTCTTTAAAATGGAGGACTCATGAGAAGTTACTACAAAAATATGCATGTCTCCCTCATATCATATCAAGTGATCAGATCTATTACCGTTTTCTTCACAGGATGTTGACAATCATTTTGACAAAT aaTGTCCTGCCAGTCCAAAAAGCAGCTGCTCGGACTCTCTGCGTTTATTTGCGCTACAACCGCAAACAAGAGCAGAGACATGAGGTTATTCAGAAACTGATTGAAC aactgGGCCAAGGAAAAAGTTACTGGAACAGACTTCGGTTTTTAGATACTTGTGAATTCATTATGGAACTGTTTTCAAAATCATTCTTCTGTAAATACTTCTTTTTACCTGTGCTTGAACTTACACATGACCCAGTGGCCAATGTCAG aatgAAGCTATGCTGTTTGTTGCCAAAAGTCAAATCTACTCTGAAGATTCCCACTGATAAACATTTACTTCAGCAGTTGGAATTATGTATAAGGAAACTTCTGTGTCAAGAGAAAGACAAAGATGTCCTGACTATTGTGAAAAGA aCGGTGTTAGAACTGGACAGAATGGAGATCTCTGTAGATGCT gAACAAttagaaaaagagaagcagaaaaatgaaggaagaTCTACAAATATTAATGATAAAATGTTTGAAAAGAAGC gtAGAGACAGTAAAACATCATCAGTATTGGCAAAAAGTATAAACCTCTCTATTTCTGGAAGCTCTTCTGGTACATCAGCAG gcaaagaagaaaaaaaatccaagctgGTTCGAAGCCAATCTTTCAGTACTCAAGTACTGCATCCAAAATACAGCAACATAGACAAGTGTCCTAA taaaagttCTGCTACAGGATATACATCTTCGGTACCAGGAATAGGAAAGAGTTGTATGTTATCCTTTAGTG ATGATTCATTCCGGACTCACTCCGCTGGTAATAGTGGGAATGCTGCCTTCCCTTCTAGTTGTTCTCGCAACTTATTCAACTCAGCTGACCAAAAGAACAATGGGAATAAGGAGAGTCAGGCCCGAAGGATGAGCAT aaaaaacagaaaatcaaattcCTAG
- the PPP4R4 gene encoding serine/threonine-protein phosphatase 4 regulatory subunit 4 isoform X1, translated as MRPVTFSKMEFSHSSLFGYIEDLQELTIIERPVRRSLKTPEEIERLTVDEELSDIERAVYLLSSGQDIQGTSVVANLPVLMRQNPAETLRRVLPKIREVLHVAGVEMQLTAAVSFLTVLQEESVSIHTYSHSFLHIILQNLEHRDAGVSSAWLETLLAVIEALPKETVRHEILNPLVSKAQLSQTLQSRLVSCKIMGKVANKFEAHVMKREVLPLVKSLCQDVEYEVRTCMCRQLEHVARGIGTELTKTVVLPELVELARDEGSSVRLAAFETLVNLLDMFDADDRSQTVLPLVKSFCEKSFKADESILVSLSFHLGKLCNGLYGIFTPEQHLRFLEFYKKLSTLGLQQENGHNDNQLHLQTLEQEKKYISVRKNCAYNFPAMIVFVDPKNFHLELYSIFFCLCHDPEVPVRYTMAISFFEVAKLLNSDVYTIHKELVTLLQDESLEVLDALVGHLPEILELMTNGGENNGSESKLLSIPDLIPALTTAEQRAATSLKWRTHEKLLQKYACLPHIISSDQIYYRFLHRMLTIILTNNVLPVQKAAARTLCVYLRYNRKQEQRHEVIQKLIEQLGQGKSYWNRLRFLDTCEFIMELFSKSFFCKYFFLPVLELTHDPVANVRMKLCCLLPKVKSTLKIPTDKHLLQQLELCIRKLLCQEKDKDVLTIVKRTVLELDRMEISVDAFQKRFYKNGLLDQEKERQEHLLLEMEQLEKEKQKNEGRSTNINDKMFEKKRRDSKTSSVLAKSINLSISGSSSGTSAGKEEKKSKLVRSQSFSTQVLHPKYSNIDKCPNKSSATGYTSSVPGIGKSCMLSFSDDSFRTHSAGNSGNAAFPSSCSRNLFNSADQKNNGNKESQARRMSIKNRKSNS; from the exons TTCTGGTCAGGATATCCAAGGAACAAGTGTGGTGGCAAATCTCCCAGTCCTTATGCGACAGAATCCTGCAGAAACACTTCGTCGGGTTTTACCAAAAATCAGA GAGGTTCTGCATGTTGCAGGAGTGGAAATGCAGTTAAcagctgctgtttcttttctgactGTTCTGCAAGAGGAGTCGGTGTCCATTCATACGTACTCCCACTCCTTCCTACACATCATTCTCCAGAACCTGGAACACAGAGATGCAG GTGTCAGCAGTGCATGGTTAGAAACTCTTCTTGCTGTAATAGAAGCGTTACCAAAGGAAACTGTCAGACATGAG ATCCTGAATCCACTTGTTTCCAAAGCACaactttctcaaacacttcagTCCCGCTTAGTTAGTTGTAAAATCATGGGAAAAGTAGCTAACAAATTTGAAGCTCATGT TATGAAAAGAGAGGTTCTTCCATTGGTAAAATCACTGTGCCAGGATGTGGAATATGAAGTTAGAACTTGCATGTGTCGGCAACTGGAACATGTAGCTCGAGGAATAGG GACAGAACTAACCAAAACCGTGGTGCTTCCTGAGCTAGTGGAACTGGCAAGGGATGAGGGCAGCAGTGTACGCCTGGCAGCTTTTGAGACCTTAGTGAATCTGCTCGATATGTTTGATGCAG aTGATCGGAGTCAGACTGTTCTCCCATTAGTGAAATCGTTCTGTGAAAAATCCTTCAAAGCAGATGAATCTATCCTAGTTTCTTTATCTTTCCATTTAGGGAAACTGTGTAATGGATTATATG gCATTTTTACTCCTGAACAGCACTTGCGGTTTTTGGAATTTTATAAGAAGCTTTCCACACTGGGTTTACAGCAGGAAAATGGGCACAATGATAATCAACTACATCTGCAAACTCTGGAACAGGAAAAGAAGTATATTTCAGTGAGGAAGAACTGTGCTTACAATTTTCCA GCCATGATTGTTTTTGTGGATCCAAAGAATTTCCATTTAGAACTTTATTCTATATTCTTCTGCCTTTGTCATGACCCCGAAGTTCCTGTCAGATATACCATGGCCATAAGCTTCTTTGAA GTTGCTAAGCTTTTAAATTCTGATGTGTACACAATACATAAAGAACTGGTTACGCTATTACAGGATGAGTCACTGGAG gTGTTAGATGCCCTAGTAGGTCACCTTCCTGAAATCCTTGAACTAATGACTAATGGAGGAGAAAACAATGGATCAGAAAGCAAG TTACTCTCTATTCCTGACTTGATTCCTGCATTAACAACAGCAGAACAGAGAGCAGCAACTTCTTTAAAATGGAGGACTCATGAGAAGTTACTACAAAAATATGCATGTCTCCCTCATATCATATCAAGTGATCAGATCTATTACCGTTTTCTTCACAGGATGTTGACAATCATTTTGACAAAT aaTGTCCTGCCAGTCCAAAAAGCAGCTGCTCGGACTCTCTGCGTTTATTTGCGCTACAACCGCAAACAAGAGCAGAGACATGAGGTTATTCAGAAACTGATTGAAC aactgGGCCAAGGAAAAAGTTACTGGAACAGACTTCGGTTTTTAGATACTTGTGAATTCATTATGGAACTGTTTTCAAAATCATTCTTCTGTAAATACTTCTTTTTACCTGTGCTTGAACTTACACATGACCCAGTGGCCAATGTCAG aatgAAGCTATGCTGTTTGTTGCCAAAAGTCAAATCTACTCTGAAGATTCCCACTGATAAACATTTACTTCAGCAGTTGGAATTATGTATAAGGAAACTTCTGTGTCAAGAGAAAGACAAAGATGTCCTGACTATTGTGAAAAGA aCGGTGTTAGAACTGGACAGAATGGAGATCTCTGTAGATGCT tttcAGAAAAGATTTTACAAAAATGGTTTATTGGAtcaagaaaaagagagacaagAACATCTCCTTTTGGAAATG gAACAAttagaaaaagagaagcagaaaaatgaaggaagaTCTACAAATATTAATGATAAAATGTTTGAAAAGAAGC gtAGAGACAGTAAAACATCATCAGTATTGGCAAAAAGTATAAACCTCTCTATTTCTGGAAGCTCTTCTGGTACATCAGCAG gcaaagaagaaaaaaaatccaagctgGTTCGAAGCCAATCTTTCAGTACTCAAGTACTGCATCCAAAATACAGCAACATAGACAAGTGTCCTAA taaaagttCTGCTACAGGATATACATCTTCGGTACCAGGAATAGGAAAGAGTTGTATGTTATCCTTTAGTG ATGATTCATTCCGGACTCACTCCGCTGGTAATAGTGGGAATGCTGCCTTCCCTTCTAGTTGTTCTCGCAACTTATTCAACTCAGCTGACCAAAAGAACAATGGGAATAAGGAGAGTCAGGCCCGAAGGATGAGCAT aaaaaacagaaaatcaaattcCTAG
- the PPP4R4 gene encoding serine/threonine-protein phosphatase 4 regulatory subunit 4 isoform X3 → MQLTAAVSFLTVLQEESVSIHTYSHSFLHIILQNLEHRDAGVSSAWLETLLAVIEALPKETVRHEILNPLVSKAQLSQTLQSRLVSCKIMGKVANKFEAHVMKREVLPLVKSLCQDVEYEVRTCMCRQLEHVARGIGTELTKTVVLPELVELARDEGSSVRLAAFETLVNLLDMFDADDRSQTVLPLVKSFCEKSFKADESILVSLSFHLGKLCNGLYGIFTPEQHLRFLEFYKKLSTLGLQQENGHNDNQLHLQTLEQEKKYISVRKNCAYNFPAMIVFVDPKNFHLELYSIFFCLCHDPEVPVRYTMAISFFEVAKLLNSDVYTIHKELVTLLQDESLEVLDALVGHLPEILELMTNGGENNGSESKLLSIPDLIPALTTAEQRAATSLKWRTHEKLLQKYACLPHIISSDQIYYRFLHRMLTIILTNNVLPVQKAAARTLCVYLRYNRKQEQRHEVIQKLIEQLGQGKSYWNRLRFLDTCEFIMELFSKSFFCKYFFLPVLELTHDPVANVRMKLCCLLPKVKSTLKIPTDKHLLQQLELCIRKLLCQEKDKDVLTIVKRTVLELDRMEISVDAFQKRFYKNGLLDQEKERQEHLLLEMEQLEKEKQKNEGRSTNINDKMFEKKRRDSKTSSVLAKSINLSISGSSSGTSAGKEEKKSKLVRSQSFSTQVLHPKYSNIDKCPNKSSATGYTSSVPGIGKSCMLSFSDDSFRTHSAGNSGNAAFPSSCSRNLFNSADQKNNGNKESQARRMSIKNRKSNS, encoded by the exons ATGCAGTTAAcagctgctgtttcttttctgactGTTCTGCAAGAGGAGTCGGTGTCCATTCATACGTACTCCCACTCCTTCCTACACATCATTCTCCAGAACCTGGAACACAGAGATGCAG GTGTCAGCAGTGCATGGTTAGAAACTCTTCTTGCTGTAATAGAAGCGTTACCAAAGGAAACTGTCAGACATGAG ATCCTGAATCCACTTGTTTCCAAAGCACaactttctcaaacacttcagTCCCGCTTAGTTAGTTGTAAAATCATGGGAAAAGTAGCTAACAAATTTGAAGCTCATGT TATGAAAAGAGAGGTTCTTCCATTGGTAAAATCACTGTGCCAGGATGTGGAATATGAAGTTAGAACTTGCATGTGTCGGCAACTGGAACATGTAGCTCGAGGAATAGG GACAGAACTAACCAAAACCGTGGTGCTTCCTGAGCTAGTGGAACTGGCAAGGGATGAGGGCAGCAGTGTACGCCTGGCAGCTTTTGAGACCTTAGTGAATCTGCTCGATATGTTTGATGCAG aTGATCGGAGTCAGACTGTTCTCCCATTAGTGAAATCGTTCTGTGAAAAATCCTTCAAAGCAGATGAATCTATCCTAGTTTCTTTATCTTTCCATTTAGGGAAACTGTGTAATGGATTATATG gCATTTTTACTCCTGAACAGCACTTGCGGTTTTTGGAATTTTATAAGAAGCTTTCCACACTGGGTTTACAGCAGGAAAATGGGCACAATGATAATCAACTACATCTGCAAACTCTGGAACAGGAAAAGAAGTATATTTCAGTGAGGAAGAACTGTGCTTACAATTTTCCA GCCATGATTGTTTTTGTGGATCCAAAGAATTTCCATTTAGAACTTTATTCTATATTCTTCTGCCTTTGTCATGACCCCGAAGTTCCTGTCAGATATACCATGGCCATAAGCTTCTTTGAA GTTGCTAAGCTTTTAAATTCTGATGTGTACACAATACATAAAGAACTGGTTACGCTATTACAGGATGAGTCACTGGAG gTGTTAGATGCCCTAGTAGGTCACCTTCCTGAAATCCTTGAACTAATGACTAATGGAGGAGAAAACAATGGATCAGAAAGCAAG TTACTCTCTATTCCTGACTTGATTCCTGCATTAACAACAGCAGAACAGAGAGCAGCAACTTCTTTAAAATGGAGGACTCATGAGAAGTTACTACAAAAATATGCATGTCTCCCTCATATCATATCAAGTGATCAGATCTATTACCGTTTTCTTCACAGGATGTTGACAATCATTTTGACAAAT aaTGTCCTGCCAGTCCAAAAAGCAGCTGCTCGGACTCTCTGCGTTTATTTGCGCTACAACCGCAAACAAGAGCAGAGACATGAGGTTATTCAGAAACTGATTGAAC aactgGGCCAAGGAAAAAGTTACTGGAACAGACTTCGGTTTTTAGATACTTGTGAATTCATTATGGAACTGTTTTCAAAATCATTCTTCTGTAAATACTTCTTTTTACCTGTGCTTGAACTTACACATGACCCAGTGGCCAATGTCAG aatgAAGCTATGCTGTTTGTTGCCAAAAGTCAAATCTACTCTGAAGATTCCCACTGATAAACATTTACTTCAGCAGTTGGAATTATGTATAAGGAAACTTCTGTGTCAAGAGAAAGACAAAGATGTCCTGACTATTGTGAAAAGA aCGGTGTTAGAACTGGACAGAATGGAGATCTCTGTAGATGCT tttcAGAAAAGATTTTACAAAAATGGTTTATTGGAtcaagaaaaagagagacaagAACATCTCCTTTTGGAAATG gAACAAttagaaaaagagaagcagaaaaatgaaggaagaTCTACAAATATTAATGATAAAATGTTTGAAAAGAAGC gtAGAGACAGTAAAACATCATCAGTATTGGCAAAAAGTATAAACCTCTCTATTTCTGGAAGCTCTTCTGGTACATCAGCAG gcaaagaagaaaaaaaatccaagctgGTTCGAAGCCAATCTTTCAGTACTCAAGTACTGCATCCAAAATACAGCAACATAGACAAGTGTCCTAA taaaagttCTGCTACAGGATATACATCTTCGGTACCAGGAATAGGAAAGAGTTGTATGTTATCCTTTAGTG ATGATTCATTCCGGACTCACTCCGCTGGTAATAGTGGGAATGCTGCCTTCCCTTCTAGTTGTTCTCGCAACTTATTCAACTCAGCTGACCAAAAGAACAATGGGAATAAGGAGAGTCAGGCCCGAAGGATGAGCAT aaaaaacagaaaatcaaattcCTAG